AAAGGAAGCACAATGTGAAGAAGCCACATGCACAATACATTGAATTGCTACCACTAAATATTTGTATATAGAGTACCTACAGTATCATACTTGTAGAATAAGTGTACTATAGTGCTCTAAGCAGTTCAGTGTGTAAAAGTTCATTTGAAAAAAGCTTAGCATTTGTGTTAAAACATCAATGAATAATCTGTCAATGAacataaagcaacatttttgcTGTAATGTTTTATGTCATATCTGTATTGAAATATATTCTGTATACTTAAGCAGATATCACTTAACATTTGTGAAGAAATCTGTATATTTTTCATGGAGGGCATTTTTGACTCAAAATTTAGTTCTAAAGAGAGCAGAATAAAGTTATATGATGTCTTCCCCCAAATGTTGTCTACAAtgtattttcatcttttcttaaATCTTGGGATAGGATtaagaaacattttttgttttttagctgtttatatatacatacgtatatatatatatagtatacagtatatcctatgcatgtgtgtctgtgtatgtatgttgaaatgaactgaattgaattgaagaAAAAATACGATGTTATGACAGGCACCAGACATTGTCGTATGAAATAATCATTAACAaatataatcataatcataactACACTTAACAAATGTCCATTAATATTTACTTCTGCTTTTACTGCAGTTGTGTTTCACACACTGTCAGGGACCAAGCAGTGAGGCAAGGAGGAGACAGGAATGTAGATTAGAAAAGtagggtaaaaaaaataaaatttttaCAAAAACTAAGGCAATCTTATTAACTAGGCCTATAAAAGAGGTCAACAAAAGATAACTATATTCAATATAACAACAAAGAAACTGAGATGTTAACTGAACAGAACTGACCCAACATAATAACATAAGGGAGCATAtataaaaccaaaccaaagtgGAGAGTAACTGTGTCAGATATTACCCATGTGTGGCAGTGGCCATCACATCATGCACACAGCTCATTCACAGCTGAACTGGCTCTCAGAACAGGCTACAGCTATTAATGTGACTCAGACAGGTCTGAAATGTGTTTGATAAATGTCTGaattttacattaatgttgTTCAGGTGTTACTGAATGTATCCAGGATGTAGCAgaaacatcagtactgatgttcTACCTGCTGGCTACAGCAGTGTGTGTCAGATTCCTTCCTTTGACTTTATTCAATacctgcagcagcacacagcagaaATGTCTTAAAATTGAGAGAGTGCATGCACATTTATGCACCTAGCATAGCAGCAGTAACTACATTAACACTGGATCAGTCAGGATCTGATGGTAATTCATGTTCTGTGTGTGATGGTACCCACCCATTGGTTGTGTATAACGAGGCCAGCCTTCTTTTCAGTGAATACTGGgctccatcagagctgtcaagATATTTTGTTTTAAGTAGCCAAAAGTCAAAGATGCTTAAAACCACATACCCACTTGTATTTTGCCCTTGCTGAAAACAGGGGCTGTGTGAAACCATACAGGGGCTGTGTTGGTGTAGGTGTGTTGTTCAAACCAGTGGTAAAACAATGAAAGACGATCCAGTAAGTTGAAATAACATATGATTGCATTTAAAGGCTAATCACAAGACATTACAGTGGTTTGTAATACTCACAACTGGAAAATGATCATGCTGCAACCATGTTTACTACTGAGGACATGTGGAATGCATCTGACTCTGTGGACCCCTGAAAAGTATGAATGAAGCCGTGTGTGCATCTCCAGTCTCCATATGTCTAACAACTTATGAGTTAATCACCAAAAAGTGTTTGGTTCATGTAGGGACCACTGACTGTATAATATGGAAAACATGTCTTCATTTCCTACAGCTATGCTAAAGTGAAGCTCTGCTTGAATGGAGATACAACAATTCAATAATTTCCAAATGTGATCAGACGTAATGGATCAAAGTCTGAATGAAACAAGTTGTTTTGCGGGGATTGTAATGCTAAAACAATGTAACCACTGATCTACAGTGTATGTGAAAAAGTGTTTTGGTGCCCAATAGCATCATGTGACATTGAAATCAGAGTTTGGCTATGTTAAATTGGCTTCAAAACCCAGCACTGGTCCTGGGGGCTTGATATGCATACGGTCAGTGGTAGGGACAGAGTAAATCACCCTGTAATCATCTCCATTACATCACACTTTGTGTGTATGCCCTTTTATTAACTGACACTCACATCATGTAGAAGATAACGTGGTTTGTCCAAGTAGTCTTGCCGTACCTAGCTGTCCACGGCGGACCCGCTCACGCATGCGCAACTTACATCCGTATTAGACCAGCGACAGGCTGGGAGCAGTGGTGTAAACATGAAGAAGTCAGGAGAAAACTGATCAAAGTCCTAAGTCCTCTAACGATAAACTGTTGAGAGGTGAGACAGTGATGTTAAAGCTCTGTCGTAGTCGCTGATTGCAATGTAAACATTTAGGTCGTTTACTATTAACTGCAGACTTTGTTCCACTTCCTGCGAGCGTGTGTTAGTATATTGTTAGTGGACGTGCATGTAAATACGCAGACTTTCAGAGAAAGAAACGCAGTGTAAcaatatcatttaaaatgtagccGTTACGTGTTAGTGTGAATGTAACTAAGTCAGAATAATCAATAACCTGTTGATTGCAGATGGATCTTTTTCAGAAGGATGTGATTGATTTAACTATGGTGTGAAAGTGATGTCTGTTACTCTGTCCTGCTCATACAGGCTGTAAGATGACTGAGGTTAGCCATCAGCAGTGGGGAGAGGTGTGTGGTCTGGGCTCTGTGGACCTGTGGCTCCTCAAATCCGCCCAGGTGCGGGTGGAGATTCTCACCCTGGGTGCAATTATCAGGTCTGTGTGGAGCACAGGGAAGGATGGGAAGATGGAAGATGTGGTCCTGGGTTATGATGACCTGGAAGGTAAGAGGTAGCATGAGTGACTTTCAGTATGCAATATTTgcatacaaaaatgaaaatagttaACCTTTGGAATGAGACTATTATTGaaaattgtgtttgttgtttagtTTGAGCTGTGACTGTTATCAGATAGTAGAGTACATCTCAGGCCAGGTAAACCAAAACAATGCTTTAAGGTTTTATGATATTTAAACTATCgctcttttaaaatgaaatcaaatattttcCATTGAGTAAGCCTGATTTTCTGGTAGAAGAGTTTCAGAATTGACTGGCTGTATATCATGATGccagagtaacagagtaacatAAGAAGGAAGTGCTGGTGTTGTATGTGTATCCTGTTGTTTTTACAGGTTATGTGTCAGATAAGAGGTATCTGGGAGCTGTGGTGGGCCGTGTGGCCAACAGGATTGCACAAGGACACTTTGTAGTGGAGGGAAAAGAATACCAACTAGATATCAACAATGGACCTAATGCACTGCATGGAGGCCTGCGAGGCTTCAATAAGGTAAGACTGACTGAGTTTGttaaatttccattcatttaaatgtttgcagTAACTTCATACAATACCAGAGTCGAAatattacatgttttgtttcctacatgtaaacaaaaactttaaataaaagtctTAACATTTTATGAGCTGCTACAAATACATAACTATCTTAATGGTTACAGTTTTTTCAACTGAACATTAACTTTGACTGGTAGATACATGATGGACAAGTTTTTCGAAAACTGACAGAACAGTTGTTTGTGCCTGTACTTATAGAAGACATGAAGAAATAAGTGGAGTAAGAATCAATGCCGACAGCTTTGTTGTGCCACGCTTTGTGAGCATGATGACCTGCCAGACAGTAGTTATCTCTATAATAATACCCATATTGCCTGCATTATAGGTGTTATTATAGATTATTAGAATGGGTATTATGGGTATTATTATAGGTATTCTAATGCCTGTTTTTTGTTGTACTGTGTTTGTACTCACTGTGCTATGACTTGTTGCgagttgtgtttaaatgttctgtTCATACTTTTGactgaaacctgtttttttctgagtcaCAACTCAATCAAATCTCCAATATTCATTGAGGATAAATACACATAGAAATGACAATCCATACAGTAAGTATTCAGGCTGTGTGCCTCGGCACAGTCAAACTGAAATAAAGTAGTAAACACTACATTACAGTGCAAagactcagtttttatttatgtaggtTTATATCACTATAGCAAGAACTTACACCAGCAGGTGTTTGATGCTCTCTCAGGCCTTCACTGCAGCCACCTTCACATCCTGCTTGTTGTTGCTTGTTATGGACTCTCTCTGCCTTCAGTCAGCAGTGAAATCATCattaaatgtcagtgtgtcaCTTCCATTGGCAGCCACACATACCTAAGCCATGAAAGCTGCATCATGTTTGACAGATGTGCTGCTGTGCTTTGGAGCATGAGCTGTTCCTTTTTCTccactttcctccttccataaTTTTGATATAGGTTAAATGTTTGATCAGTCCATAGAAGTTTATTCTAGAACTCTATCacatgctctctgtgtgtttgtgtgaactgCAGCCTGTATTTCTATTTTCCTTGGTTTACCAAGGAAAAAAACACCAGGAGAGTAAGACCCAATAAAAGCTCATCAAATGGGCTGTTGTAATGTCAGCTGTAGATAGGTTCAGCTGTTCTCCTTCACACCAGTTATTAGCAGATAGTCTCCATTTAAAGACTGCAAAATCAGCTGTTAGCAGCTCATGTTTGCAGTGTAACATGGTGCACAGACAACTATCACTGCATTACTGTGATACTGAGGACAAGTTATAAATGTCTCTAAGTTACTAAGTGGATTTACAGAGGTTTACTGTTGATGGACATCAGAGAAAATGATATCCTCAGAAAGTGTAAGTCACACTGAATGATATCAATATGTGTTTTCTATCTGTGTGTTCAGATTGACTTGAGTTATGTTTCTGAAAAGGGCAAATTTGGACTTTTCTTCACCTTATGCAGTATTTTTGCCTCACCTTCATCTCACCAGCAAAACTCATATGATCTGCACATTACTGGTGTACAGAAAATAAGAAAggacaacatttaacatttttttttttttttttttttaaagattttgttggcatagacgcctttattaatcagtagatcgacaggaaacatgggagtgagaggggggtgtgacatgcagcaaaggacctccgattgggattcgaaccggggtcggctgcgtatgtggcatgcgctctaaccactcgaccacctgcgcgccaacatttaacattttaacactgCCTGGAGGAGTTCCTGTGCCAATATGGTTCTTATATCCCTCATATAAAAGCCTGTGGGCATTTCAAAttgttaaattttttttattatttcccaGAACATATAACCAGTCACATGCCAAACCCTCTCGTGAATAAGAATTAGATCCATTCTACATACATCATAATGTAATGTTGAGCAGATGTGTGATGTCTGTTAGCAGCTGGCAAATTAAATAGTTAACATAAATGACACTAATGAGCCTTTCTTTATTGGTTGGCTTTTAAGCAGCAATGTGTTCAGCAGGCCTGAGGGATAAACTGTACTCAGCATTGAGTAATTACtaataatttaattaactgCTCCActcactaccacacacacacactacacacacagtagattatgaggactctgtgtgtttgtgtgtgtgtgttggtgtctgGCTGTGAATGTCTGTTTGAGTGACCTAAGTCCAGTGGCTTATATTTATTGATCTAATTTTTGAAAAACTGCCTCATGAgactaaaacacacatacttTTATGATTGCATTGCCTGAATTGATATAGAGAACATCAAACATGTTGTGATATTTTAAAGGAGGAATATGTAACACAGACAGCAAGGATTTAAAATGGACACTGCAGTTGTAATGGTTTATAATGACATGCTAGTCAGGTTACATGAGCAGTGGGCTGAACCATATaggccaaaacaaaaacagacattctGCACCAGAAAGGTCATTTCAAAGGAGAACATCCTGGCTGTAGTATTATAGTTAAAGAAGCCAATATTTAAACTTGGCATGCTCCCTTAGTTTCTGATAACATATCACGGTCATTTTATGAGTTAGTTTAGTAAATATATTATGTGTTGGTCCTTTAAGTAGATGACAGATTGTGCAGTACACTCACTGCTCAGATAGCAACATAATTGAATGTACCAGCGTCCTGTAATTACCACATCTTTGGCTGTGGCACAGTGAATGAAGTATAAACCAGGACCATGAGCTGTGGGCACATCAGATGGTTTCACTGTTGATGGACTGTATCAGGAAGGAATCAGCTGTCCCTTACTTCCTGTGGGCCCTTTAACATCTGTCAAAGGCTTCACTTAAACATGTTGGCACTTCTTTTCACATTCCCTGCTCACAATAGTATGTGGTCACATTCACAGATGACAATTTGCTTTATTGATCTGTCAGATATTGAAACTGTCAGGTGTTTCTTTAAGAGTCCTCTAGTTGTAGCTTACTGAATGTGTATTCATCCTGTGTGGCTGATAAAAGCTGCCATCAACCACACAACATTCAAGAGGTCAAGTCAGACACAAATCTAACTGGATGCATTTGTGCAGTGATTGATTCTGTGCAGGCCTGGCTCCTTTCAAATGAGCCTTGTGATTAAGATCATTCCTGAACTGTGATGTCATCCCTAACCCAGGGTGACCCTATctcttagcttagcttagcttagcttagttctCTCAGTTCTTTACTAAAACTTAGAAACAgggtccatccatccatccatcttcttccgcttatctggggtcgggtcgcgggggcagcagcctaagcagggaagcccagacttccctctccccagccacttcgtccagctcttcccgggggaccccgaggcgttcccaggccagccgagagacatagtctctccagcgtgtcctgggtcttccccggggtctcctaccggtgggacgtgccctaaacacctcaccagggaggcgtccgggaggcatcctaattagatgcccgaaccacctcatctggctcctctcgacgcggaggtctactccgagctccctccggatgactgagcttctcaccctatctctaagggagagcccagccaccccgcggaggaagctcatttcggccgcttgtacccgcgatcttgttcttttggtcactagccaaagctcatgaccataggtgagggtaggaatgaagatcgactggtaaatcgagagctttgcctttcggctcagctccctcttcaccacgacggatctgtgcagagtccgcattgctgcggacgccgcaccgatccgcctgtcgatctcacgctccatccttccctcactcgtgaacaagaccccgaggtacttgaactcctccacttgaggcagaatctcatccccaacccgaagagtgcactccacccttttccggttgaggaccatggcctcggatttggaggtgctgattctcatctcgaccgcttcacactcggctgcgaaccgatccagcgagagttggaggtcacggtctgatgaagccaacaggaccacatcatctgcaaaaagcagtgacccaatcctgaggtcaccaaaccggaccccctccacaccctggctgcgcctagaaatcctgtccataaaaattatgaacaggatcggtgacaaagggcagccctggcagagtccaactctcactggaaacaagtccgacttattgccggcaatgcggaccaagctctgacacctgccaccgaggagctttttgaccaccttgGCAACCTctgccccagagataggagagcccacacccgagtcccccggtcctgcttccttaccggaaggcgtgttggtgggattgaggaggtcttcgaagtattccttccaccgatccacaacctcccgagtcgaggtcagcagcgcaccgtccccaccgtacacagtgtttacggcgcactgcttccccctcctgagatgccggatggtggtccagaatctcttcgaagccgtccggaagtctttttccatggcctcaccgaactcctcccatgtccgggtttttgcctcagcgaccgccctagctgcgctccacttggtctgccggtacctgtctgctgcctccggagtcctacaggccaaaaaggccctataggactccttcttcagcttgacggcatacctcaccgccggtgtccaccagcgggttcggggattgccgccccgacaggcaccgaccactttgtggccacagctccggtcagccgccttaacaatggaggcacggaacatggcccactcggactcaatgtccctcgcctcccccggtacatggttgaagctctcccagaggtgtgagttgaaactctctctgacaggagactctgccagacgttcccagcagaccctcacaatgccttcacccgagtgtccaagacatgcggccgcaagtccgacgacacgactacaaagtcaatcatcgaattgcggcctagggtgtcctggtgccaagtgcataTATgaacacccttatgcttgaacatggtgttcgttatggacaatccgtgacgagcacagaagtccaataacagaacaccgctcgggttcagattgggggggccgttcctcccaatcacacccttccaggtctcactgtcgctaccaacatgggcgttgaagtcccccagcagaacgagggaatccccagggggagtgttttccagcaccccctccaaggagtccaaaaaggctggatactctgagctgctgtttggaccataggcacaaacaacagtcaggatccatccccccacccgaaggcggagggaggccaccctctcgtctaccggggtaaactccaacatacaggcaccaagccggggggcaataagtattgccacccctgcccggcgcctgtcaccagtggcaactccagagtggacgagagtccaaccccttctcgaggagactggttccagagccctcgCTGTGCGttgaggtgaggccgactatatctagccggaacttctcaacctcacgcaccagctcaggctccttccccaccagagaggtgacgttccacgtccctagagctagcttctgcagccgaggatcggaccgccaaggtccccgccttcggctgccgcccagcttacactgcacccgacccctttggcccctctcactggtggtgggtctgtgggagaggggtcccatgtcccttcttcgggctgtgcccggccgggccccatgggtgaaggcccggccaccaagcgctcgcctccgagccccacccccaggcctggctccaggggggggggccccggtgacccgcgtccgggcaagggacacaaAAAACCAACTATgttgctcgtcattggggtcttctgagctaccttttgtctggcccctccccccagacctgtttgccatgggagaccctaccaggggcataaagcccccgacaactgagctcctggggtcattgggacacgcaaacccctccaccacagtaaggtagtagctcagggaggggtaGAAACAGGGTATAAAGCTTAAACAAGCACAATGTATCAAAGCAACATGAAGTGTGCTTCTGTACAttgttgtgaatatttattgtaattgcctcgtatatattatgtgtaatgtagttaattttttttattgtaggaATTGTGCCGGTAACATCTGGCAGGGGGACTACCAATGGAAATCAGCCCTTGGCTGCAATTTTGTGCATTTACGATTTTAGTtctctgaaaatgtataatgatGTACTCTGTCCCTGTggagaaataaatacatttaaaaaaaataaaataaatgactctCAGCAGCTTTGTGGATTGAACTTTTAGTGGCATTTAAGAGGACTCCTAGGGGTATGACAAATTACTTGTATCCCCCTAGATTTTGGAACCTGGCATTTGGGAgacattaatgtaataattgaataataaatgtcatcatcagtgaaaaaaagaagtggatTATAAATCAGGGACTGCATGAAACAGTTTTTTATAAACATTCGATGTTAAGAATGATGTTAAATATATCAGCAGAACATTTACGGACATTCTTCACCACTGCACAAGTCTCAGTATTAAACACAATATGAGGTGCAGATTATTTTGGAATGAATCCtttgtgtatttactgtataacaTGTATGTGTTTACGTCTTCAGGCTATCTGGCAtgctgctgcagtggaaggTGGTGTACAGTTGAGTCTTACCAGTCCAGATGGAGACCAGGGTTATCCTGGAGAGGTGCAGGTCTCTGTCACATACACTCTACAGGTAAACACACCTGAAATAATTCCACCAGAGGTTTCTATTTAGCATAGAAAGAGATGAACCACTAACAGTGTATCATCCAGTAAGATTTGACTTGTGTTGTTCAGGGCGAAACTCTGACTGCTGAATATCAAGCCAAGTGCACTAAAACCACTCCGATCAACCTCACCAACCACTCATACTTCAACCTGGCAGGACAGGTAAGAAATACATGATCAATCTATGCATAtgtattgttactacatctaacactactactacagtctacagttagccagttaactgagttagccgctgagctagcagcagaaagctctcagacgtggTGTCCATGtctctggtagaggtggtgactttgattgacaggtgacacttggtagggggcggggtttcagcgaactcagcaGGAATGctcacagcgtttgggagcagagaaaaagt
This portion of the Scomber japonicus isolate fScoJap1 chromosome 14, fScoJap1.pri, whole genome shotgun sequence genome encodes:
- the galm gene encoding aldose 1-epimerase; amino-acid sequence: MTEVSHQQWGEVCGLGSVDLWLLKSAQVRVEILTLGAIIRSVWSTGKDGKMEDVVLGYDDLEGYVSDKRYLGAVVGRVANRIAQGHFVVEGKEYQLDINNGPNALHGGLRGFNKAIWHAAAVEGGVQLSLTSPDGDQGYPGEVQVSVTYTLQGETLTAEYQAKCTKTTPINLTNHSYFNLAGQAAADIYDQEVSISAQSYLPVDDTSIPTGEIRAVEATPFDLRKLVLIGSRLKEVPGPGFDHNFCLSTPGDPWTERHAARVCHPASGRVLEVSTSQPGVQFYTANFLDGSIVGKGGARYGKHSSFCLETQNWPDAVNQASFPDCLLHPGEEYRHITRFIFTTV